Within the Clostridium scatologenes genome, the region CTTATGAAAACGCTCCTAAAGCTGGCGTATTTGCTTCCCGCTCTCCAGTTAGACCTAATCCTATTGCACTTACTACTGCAAAAATTATTGATTTTAATAAAAGCCTAAGACAAATTAAAGTAAGTACTCTGGATTGTTTTGACAATACACCTGTAATTGATATTTCACCTTACATACCATCAAATGATCGTATTTTAGATTGTAGGGTTCCAGAATGGCTTTCTCATTGGCCAGAATGGTTAGATGATTCAACTTTAGATTTTTCTCAAAGTAAGGTTGAATTGAAAACACCCCCTATTTTTAATTACATATATAAATATTCAAAATCAAATAATAAAACTGCAGATTTTTTTAAGGAAGATAAAAATAATATAATAAAGCAAAGTAATAAGATTATTATAAAAGGCGCAAGACAAAATAATCTAAAAAATGTAGATGTGATCATTCCATATAATAAGATAACTGTAATTACTGGAGTAAGTGGCAGTGGTAAATCCAGCCTTGCCTTTGATACTATCTTTGCTGAAAGCCAAAGGAGATTTATGGATAGCCTTTCTACCTCCCAGCGGTCACTTTATGAACAAATGGAAAAACCTGATTTTGATAAAATCTCTGGTCTGCCACCTGCAATTTCAATATCACAAAAAAATATTGTGCGAAATCCACGTTCTACAGTAGGGACAATTACAGACATATATGACTGCTTACGTACACTGTTTTCAATTATTGGTGTACGGCATTGTCCCAATTGTGGAAATGCAATACTCCCCTTAAATACAGATGAAATTATCCAAACACTCCTTAAGCTTGTTCCAGGCACCTTAATAAAAATAGAACCCTTTAAAGCTAATGCTCCTTGTTATAAATACTTATTGCCTAAAAAAAATACTTCAAATGATCTTTTATCAGACTACATAAAAGAAACTTTAAAAATAGGTAAAGGTGCAATTTATGTAACAATTAATAACAAGGATAAAATTTTATTTCAAACAACGCAAATGTGCTATCATTGTGACCATATACTATTTGAATTAACTCCATCTACCTTCAGCTTTAATAATGCTGAAAGCATGTGTCCTGTTTGCAATGGACTGGGTATCACCCAATTTAATTATATGTAATTCTAATTTATCAATACTTGATGGTGCTTCAAATTGGTGGGGAACTTTAAGAAAATTTAGGGACAGCCCAAACGCAAACTGGATGAAAGGAGAAATACTAGCACTAGCAGAGGATATGAGTATTGATTTAGAAAAGCCATGGATTAAACTTCCAGAAGATTTTAAACACCAAGCTCTTTGGGGATCTAATGGAAGAAAAGTCACTTTTACATACGAAAATAGAAATGGAAGAACTGGACGTATTACAAGACCAGTAGAAGGTGCTTGTAATTGTATTAAACGTATTGTTTCTTCTAATAACGGCGAGGCTTCCAAAAGAATTGCAAATGAATTTATGGAACAATACACTTGTAATTACTGTCATGGTGAACGTCTTGCAAAAGAAGGAAGAATGGTAGATATTACAGGTACTCGTTTTCCTGAAGCTGCATCAATGACAATAAGTGAATTAAAAGAATGGTTAGAAATTCTTTCATGCAAGTTATCAGATTTCCAATTATCTACATCATCTTCTATACTGAAAGAACTTCATAAAAAACTGTGTAATTATATTAAGATCGGCGTTTCCTATCTTAACTTAAATCGTTCTGTTACAACACTATCTGGTGGAGAATTGCAAAGATTAAAGCTTATAAAGCAATTAGAAAGCGGCATTAGCAATATACTTTATGTATTAGATGAACCTTCTACCGGACTTCATATAAAAGATCAGGAAAAACTCATAGAAATCATAAAAGAGCTAAGAGATTATGGTAACACAATAATCATTGTTGAACATAATTCCAATCTTATATCTATGGCAGATTATATTATAGATGTTGGCCCCCACGCCGGTACCTTTGGTGGTCAAATAGTAGCGCAAGATACTCCATTAAAAATTATGGAAAATGTTAATTCAGAAACAGGTAAATATCTTTCAGGTAAAAAACATGTATATATAGAAAAATCGCACATATCAGATGAATGTAGTTATGTTAAATTAACTGGTGTTAACTGCAATAATCTTAAAAATATCGATATTACTTTTCCTACTAGTTCAATCATCTGTATAACAGGAGTTAGTGGTTCAGGAAAAAGCAGCCTTGTTTCAAAGTGTTTATATCCTGCCATAGAAAACCGAATTCATGGAAAGAAAGATGTAAGCAGATATTGCCACAGCCTAAGTGGTGATGAGCATTTTGATAAAATTATATATGCAAATCAAAATGCTATTGGCCGTACTCCACGTTCAACTCCTGCCACTTATACTGGAATAATGGATGAAATAAGAAACATATTTGCATCTATAAAGATATCAAAAGAAAAAGGCTATAAAGCAAATAATTTCAGCTTTAACAGTAAGGAAGGTCAATGTGATACCTGCCATGGTGAAGGTAAAATATGCACGCCAGTATCATTTATGGCAGATATATGGTCCAAGTGTCCTGTTTGTGGAGGTAAAAGATATAAAAAAAATATCCTTGAAGTGAAATATAAAGATAAAAGTATTTACGATGTTCTTGAAATTAATGTAAACGAAGCTTTGGACTTTTTTATAGATCAACCTAAGTTAGTACATATTTTAAACATTATGTCTGAAGTTGGGCTTGGATATTTAAAGCTAGGACAAAATGCGGTTACCTTATCTGGAGGAGAAGCTCAAAGAATAAAACTAGCTAAAGAACTCAGCACAAATTCAACTGGAAGAACTCTTTATATACTTGATGAACCTACCGCCGGGCTGCACTTTTCCGATACTCAAAATCTTTTGATATTACTTGAAAAGATAAGAAATTCAGGAAATACCATATTAATCATTGAACACAACTTGGATGTAATTAAAAATTCTGATTGGATAATAGATCTAGGGCCAGAAGGTGGACTTAAAGGCGGTTATGTTATTGCTCAAGGTACTCCCACGCAAGTATCTAAAGTAAAAGAAAGTTATACAGGCAATTTGCTAAGCCACTGCAAGCATTGATACTAACTTAACTTTCGCAGTTTAAGCATATTGCGACGTAAGGGTGCAGTGGAAGTTTGAATTTCAACTTTTATTCCATGATATATTATAAGGGTGTACTCACGGCTAAATGTTTTAATTATTCTAAAGCTCGAAATTTTTGAAAACCTAAGAACTTTGTCAAACTCGATTCCCTCAAACAGGACTAAAGTTCTAAGGCTTTCAAAAATTTTAAGCTAAGAATAATACTAAAACAATTTAGCTAATGTGAGTACACCCTTATAATATATCACTGCATAAAAGTTGAAATTCAAACTAGCAAATTCAAGTGTACGCACTTAATTGCATTGTTATAGGTAATTTTATAAGCCACAATCATATTTATAACACATAAAATTAAGGCGGAACATGCTGTTAGTCTAATATATTTAATTTAAAAGTCAGTTGCTTTTTATTTAGAGCCATATCAGAAAGTAATATATACGTAATGCACTAAGAAGTAACTTTCAACTGTATGGAGACTGATATATGCTGTGAAGGAAGATGCGAACAAATTTTAGAAGTTCTTTGCTTGAGATATTGAAAAATTTCGTAATTTTTGCCAGGACGGCAAAAGCTCCGAAAGCGACAGGACGTCGCATTTGAGGAGGTAGAAATTTTTCAATATCTCAAGCATTAGAACTTCTTAATGAAGTGAGTTTTCCTTCACAGCATATATCAGCCGGAATACAGTTGAAAGTTACTTCGCTTTACATACGCTTGAGTCGCATTATGTTTAAGTAGAGTAATTAATACTAAAAATACTTATTCATCTTCATTATTTTCTTCTATTTCAATTCCAGCTAACTTCATTAAATATAAAGCATTTCTTGTAGGTGAAATTCCAGACTTCAATTTATAATCAAAATAAATTTTATTATCTCTATAGTATTCAGAAAAATGGTAGTTTTTAATTTTGGAATCTTTATCATTTGCCATTTCACCTAGTTCCAAGTCATGAGTGGATATAAATCCAAGATTTCCAGTTCTACTTAATTGCTTTACTAAAATCATAGCTCCAGTATGTCTATCTTTTGAATTAGTTCCCTTAAAAATTTCATCTAATAAAAATAATACTTTTTTACCTTCCTTTGAGGCCTCAACAATATTTTTAATTTTTAGTATTTCTGCATAAAAGGAAGATATACTTTGACCTAAATTATCGCTTGTTCTCATACAACTATAGAGATCCATAATAGTACAGCAAAATTCATCTGCACATACAGGAGCTCCAGCATACGCCAATATAATATTAATTCCTACAGTCCTCATAAATGTACTTTTCCCTGACATATTAGAACCTGTTATAAGTGCAACTTGATATGGTTCTTCTATATTTAAATTATTACATACTCTTTTTTCTCCTAAAAGCGGATGACCCATATTTTTTGCTGTAATCATCGATGCTCCAGCTACAATCTTAGGCATGCTCCAATGTGGATTATCATATTTAATATTTGCAATACTGCATAATGCTTCTAGTTCCCCTATTATAACAAGCCACTTTTCAAAGTCATCACCTGCTTTTATCTTCCATTTTTCAATAGAAATAGTCCAGTGATATTCTAACATGAGAATTGAATTTAAAATAGGATATAATGTATTACGTCTACTTACTATAGATTCACAAATCTTAGAAAAAGTATCTATTTGTTTATATGCGCTTTTGGCATCATTGTCATAAAGTGTTTTACACAAATCTATAATGTACTTTGACTTAAATTTATGCTTTTCTATATGCTTGAGCATATTTCTATATGTTTTTATACTATAATTATATTTCTCTGCAATAATTAAGTTCTTCATCCTATCTTCTCTTTTTATCCTTAAAATAACACATTGAACAAGGATGAAAAAAATAGGAATATAGTATGGAATTATGTAAAATATTTTTGGTGCACTTGTACTAGTGTCCAGTAAAACTGCTATGACATAATCAATTATTCTAACTATTAATGTTAAACTGGTTATTCCAGTCACTATTGAAAGAACTCTTAAAATCCAAATTATTTTATTTTTTAATATATAGTCATTTTTTTCTTTTATCCATGCAAAAAGCTCTTTGGTATCTTGTTTATCATTACAAATTATTTTTGCTTCTGCCTCAAGCCTCTGTCTAAAGTGTATTTTAGCTCCCAGTTCTGTAACTGCACACTGTCTATCATGTATAATCTGTTCATTTTCAGGTTTTTTTGTTAATATTTCTTTCAATCTTTGTCTTCCAACGTAAGTGCGGCATGTATTTATCCATTGAAACAAAGAAACTTTTCCAAAAATATCAAGATCATATGAATAATTATGGTTTTCATCTACAAATTCTTCTCCAGTATCCTGAAAATCTTTCCAATGTCCCTTTAGTCTTTTTATTGAAGTTTCATTTATTCCCTTAAGTGCAGCTATGTATTTCTTTTCATTTTCTATATTTTTATGTAAGTGAGCTAGATAACAAAGCAAAATAATCATAACTAAGACTACAGAATCAAATATTAAATAAAATTTTAAGGTATACATTCTTATTAAAATTACAAATCCCAATATAAAAACAGCAAGCCTTAAATTACTTAGACTATTCATACGTTTCTCTTGTTTTTTTAATAATAAATTATATTTAGTTTTTCTTTTTTCATATTCCTTTAATGCTACTATCAACTTACTCCTCCTATCTAAATGGTTTTCAAATAAAATATGTCAATTCTAAACCAAAGTAAATCATTCCCAAATATAATAATACATCATATAAAATATATAACTCAAGTATTTTAAAGTAAAGAACGTATATAGATTTACATGATCCATATACGTTCTTGAAATTTAAGTTAAATACAATTTTTAACCTTGAAACACACAACTGACATCTTAATTCAACACTTACATATACCTTATTTAATTAAATTGCATATATCATTTGCAAATTGAACTGGATCTTCTATTGAAAGACCTTCAATCAATAATGCTTGATTATATAAAATATTTGAATACATTTTTACTTTATCTTTATCTTCTTCAAATGCCTTTTTAATAGCATCAAACATTTCATGATTTGTATTTATTTCTAAAATCTTATCAGCTTTAAGATTTGGATTATTTGGCATCATGTTAAGCACTTTTTCCATTTCAATAGAAAGTTCACCTTCGTTTGCAAGACAAACTGGATGAGTTTTCAATCTCTTTGACGCTCTAACTTCTTTAACTTTTCCACTTAAAGCTTCCTTCATGAAATCAAATAAATCTTTATTTTCTTGTGTTTCTTTTTCATTTTCTTTTTCATCAGATTCAATACCTAAGTCTTTACTTGAAACAGATTTAAACTCTTTTTCTTTATATTTCATAAGTATTTTAATTGCAAATTCATCAATATCATCAGTAAAGTATAATATTTCAAAGCCTTTATCTTTGATTAACTCAGTTTGTGGCAGTCTTTCAATCTTTTCTACACTTTCACCAGTTGCATAATATATGAATTTTTGATCTTCCTTCATACGTGAAATGTACTCATCAAGACTTACAAGTTTTTTCTCTGTTGAAGAATAGAACATTAATAAATCTTGAAGTACTTCCTTATTAGTTCCAAAGTCAGAATAAACACCATATTTAAGCTGTCTTCCAAAGCTCTTAAAGAATTCATCATACTTTTCACGATCATTTTTAAGCATTAATGAAAGTTCACTCTTTATTTTATCTTTTACTTTCTTTGCAATAAATTTAAGTTGTCTATCCTGCTGCAAAAGCTCTCTTGAAATGTTAAGAGAAATATCAGCAGAATCAACTAAACCTTGAACAAAGCTGAAGTAATCTGGCAATAAATCTGAGCACTTTTCCATTATTAAAACACCATTAGAATAAAGCTCTAAACCTTTTTCAAATTCCTTTGTATAGAAATCATAAGGTGCTTTAGCTGGAATGAATAATAAAGCATTATAGCTTGCCAATCCTTCAACACTAGTATGAATTGATTTTAAAGGTTTTTCATAACCAAAATGCTTATCCATATAGAATTGGTCATAATCTTCTTGTTTTAATTCATTTTTATTTTTTCTCCAAATTGGAACCATGCTATTTAAAGTTTCATCTTCATAATAATCTTCATACTCTTTTTTACCGTCTTCTGCTTCGCTGCCTTCCTTTTCCTTACTCTTTTTCACCATCATTTTGATTGGATATTTGATAAAATCAGAGTACTTCTTAATTAAAGTTTTCAATCTATATTCATCTAGAAATTCCTCATATTTTTCATCCTCAGTATTTGCTTTTATCTTTAATATAATTTCAGTTCCAACTATTTCTTTATCTATAGGTTCAATATCATAACCTTCTACGCCTTTTGATTCCCACTTATAAGCTTCATCTGAATCTATAGAACGACTTATAACAGTAACTACATCTGATACCATGAAAGCTGAATAAAATCCAACTCCAAATTGACCTATGATATCCACGCCTTCTTTTTCCTCATTTTCATTTTTAAACGCTAAAGAACCACTTTTAGCAATAGTTCCAAGGTTATTTTCAAGTTCATCCTTTGTCATCCCTATACCTGTATCTGTAATAGTAAGAGTTCTATTCTCCTTATCTGCTGTAATCCTAATATAAAAATCTTCTTTATTGAAGCTTATATTGCTGTCAACAAGCGAACGATAATAACTTTTATCAATTGCGTCACTTGCATTTGATATAAGTTCCCTCAAAAATATTTCTTTGTTTGTATAAATTGAGTTAATCATTAATTCAAGTAGTCTTTGAGATTCTGCTCTAAATTGTTTTGTAGCCATTTATATCATTTCCCTTCATTGAAATTTTTTAACATATTAAAACCACACCTATAAAGTAGGTGCGGTTATTTTTAAATTAATCAAGCCACTTTCCTACTCTCAATCCTTATAGATTTCAAAAAGATTCACATAAACTCATTGAAATTATCCACTAAACAATCTTTACTGATTAAGAACATATATTGTAAATTCGTGATTTTATAATTTTTATTTTATCAATATGTATTTTTAAATTATTTTTGTTAGCACTCATCGTTATTGAGTGCTAACTATATTTTAGCAATTATATTTTTTTTGTCAATATGTTCTTTAAATTTAATTTAAAATGCATTGTTTTTTTCAAGCTACCTAGAAATTTTGGCTAATATTAAGTTCTAATATAGGAATTTTGGAACTTTTTTGATGAAAATGACCCATATTATTGAAAAATAAAAGACATTTCCAGTTTTCTCAACTATTATTTAAACATAGTATGTAAATATTATGTTTTAAAAATGAACTTTTTTCACATCTTAATACTCTTATATATAGAATCGAGGTGCTAAATGGATATAAATATATTAGTAAAAAGAGCAAAACAAGGTAATAAAGAAGCTCTAGTGCAACTTATAATGGCACAGAAAGAGGATTTTTATAAATTAGCTTATTTATATATGAAAAACGAACATGATGCCTTAGATGCTATGCAGGACACTATTGTAATCTTATATGAAAATATACACAAATTAAAAAATGCTGATGCTTTTTACAGCTGGAGTAAAACTATTCTGGTAAACTGTTGCAAAAAACTTTTAAAACAAAATAAAAAAACACTTTCTCTTGATAGTATTAAAGAAGATTTTTCTGAAGAAAGCTTTGGTAAAAAGGATGAACAAATTGTACTCCAAAAACACCTATCAAGTTTAAAAGAAAAATATCAAGAAGTATTAAAGCTTCATTACTTTTTGGATTTAGACAATGAAACTATATCAAAAATGATCAATATACCAGTTGGAACAGTAAAATCTCGTATATTTAATGGCTTAAAAAAACTTAAAGAAAGCCTCGGAGGTGATGAATAGTGAATGATACAGAAAAGCTATTAAAAGAAACTAAATTAAACTTTGATAAATTAGAAACTCCAGAAGCTCTAGAAGCTAAATTGAGAATTGCACTTAAAGATATTAAACCTAAAAATAATAAAATTTCAAAAATAAAAATTGCTTCTATATTCATTTGTTTAATATTAGCAATCTATAATTTTAACACTTTAGCTTATTATTCTGAAAAAATTACGGGTTATGATAAAGTTATGGATACAAATTTAAAAAAACTTAATGAATTAGGCAAAGGGCAGACTATAAATAAAAGTTTTACTTTTAAAAGCGGATCAATTTTTACCCTAGATGGCATAATGGTTGACGATAATAAACTCCTAACTTTTTATACAATAAAAAATTCTAAAGGAAATGTTGAAAATACAGACATAAAATTAGAAATAAGTGGAATTTTCGGAAGCCATTTATTTACTAATTCTTATGGAACTCTTAATGATGCCAAAACAGAAATGAAATTTACTGCAAATTTTAATCCTCCTTCAATGCTTGATAACAATTTAACATTAAATGTAATTTCTAAAGAAAATAATGAAACTGGACAAATTTCATTTGCACTAGACAAAAATAAAGCTATGGGACACAATATAAAAAAATTTCTAAATAGAACTATAGAAACAAAAGACTCTAGCCTCCATCTGCAATATATTTCTGCTTCTCCTACCACTACAGTAATTAAAGGAAGCATATCTAATATATTAGAAATAGCACTTAATAAAATCAAAGGTATAACCTTTTCACCAAGTAATTTAGATATAAAACTCATTGCTGATGGAAAAGTTGTTGAAAATCAGGCAGCAGAACTAAGTTCAAATATTACTGGAGTTACTTTTAAGTATAATTTTCAGCCTTTACCTGCTAATTTTAAAAAGCTTCAAATTAAGTTTTCAAGCTTAACCTCTGAGCACATTATAAATAAAAATTTTAAGTTAAAAAAAGAACTAAAAAATCAAAATATCAACATTGAAAATAGAAATATTAAAATAGATAAAATATATGAGGCTAATGGAAATACCTATATTACAATTTCTACAGAACAAGATATAATTCTAACAAAAGTAAATATGACTATAGATGGAAAAAATCTTCCTCTTAATAAGACTAATAAAGAAAATGGTAATAAAGATTCTTATACTAGAACACTAGAATTTATAGGAACAGGTAGTAACCTAGAATTAAATATCCAACGTATGATTTACAAAACAAGTTATAATAGAACTATAGATATAATTTCAAATTAAGCAATAAGTATCACTAATTTTAGAGGGGTTGTGGCATTAAGAAATTTACATACAATATACTGTAGTATTTATTCTTAGTATAACATCCCCTTTTCCCATGCTTTTGCCAATATATACATCTTTAATTTAAACCATCATAAATAAGCTAAACAATAAATAAAACACTTTTTTCAATTATTTTTATATTTTTCTAATCTGTTTTTTTATTCTATCTATAAACATTAAAGGTATTGTTGCTGCCACAACAATTAAAGTTAACATAAATACATCATCTATTGCATTCATATAGGATTCTGTATGTACGTATTTGTAAGCGAAATACAATACGCCTGTCTTAGCATTTGCCACTACTGAACCTTTTTGCAATATATAACTTTGAACAGTATTCGTAAAATTTGAAGTTACAGGGTTAAAAGGTGTTAATTGTTCTGCTAATCTATAGTAGTGTAAACTCTGTCTGTTTTGTAAAAATACTGTAAGTATAGTTGTGCTTAGTGAACCTGCTACCTGTTTTACTGTATTTTGAAGAGCTGAAGCTCTACTTATAAGTTCCGGCGGTACCTGTTCCATACTCATAGTAGTGGCAGGCATCATGCATAATCCTACACTAGCTCCTCTTATAAACAATAAAAATTTAAGTGTTGAATTACTCATATCTGTACTTAAAAAATATAATTCATAAGTTGATATAATCATTAACACTATACCTACAATAATAAAGGGTTTACCCCCTATTTTATCTGACATTTTCCCAGCTATAGGCATAGTAAGTCCTGAACCTATTGCATAGTACAACATAATAATACCTGACTGCATAGCATTAAGTCCGGATAGATTTTGCAAAAACAATGGTATAAATACAAGCACCCCATACATGCCAAATACTATTACGTTAATTAAAATTGTATTAACTGAATAGGGAAATATTTTTAGCACTCTTAACTCCAATAAAATCTAACTTTTTGTCACTTTTTTTTACATCTTCCTTTAATATTGCTACAGCAAGAATTGTTCCTATAATACCAATAGGTACATTAATGTTAAAAATCAAATTCCAGCTTAAATATTGAACTATATATCCTCCTAAGGTTGGTCCAATAGCAGGCGCTACCATTATTGATATACCATATATGCCAGCTGCTAATCCAATTTTTTCTTTTGGAATTACTTTATAAAGTGTAGACATGCCAACAGGCATAATCATACCTCCACCTATAGCTTGCAAAATTCTTGCAAATATTAGTACATCTATACTCCAGGATATTCCGCACAAAAATGAACCTATGGTGAACACTACTATTGCAAATACATATACTTTCTTATAGCCTAAAACCTCTTCTAAATATCCTGTTAAAGGTATAACAGCTCCTGCCGCAAGCATATAGCCAGTTAAAACCCATCTACCAGTATCTAAAGAAGTAGAAAAAATAGACATTATTTTTGGCAATGCTATATTTACAATACTAGTATCAAGAAATGCCATAAAGGTTCCTATAATAATTACCATTAAACAAAGCCATTTATAAGAAGCTGCTTCTTTCTCTTCCACTTACAATCACCCACTTTTTTAATATTATCTATATCTTCTCACATACAAAACTTTCACTTAATATAAGCAACTTTTTCAGAGGACAATGAAATTTTTTTATATTACAAAAGTGAAATTAATTATTTTACATGAATCCTTACCACTGCATTAATTCCAGGTAATAATTTAACTTTTCCATAACTATTTAATTTGATTTTTACAGTTACCTTTTGAACAACCTTAGTAAAGTTAGCACTTGTAGATGTTGGCAGTAATGAAAATTCAGAAGCTGAAGCTTCACCAATAGACTGTACTACTCCAGTAAATTTTTTATCTTTATATTTATCTATTGAAACATCTACCTTTTCACCTTCTCTTAATTTAGTTAGCTTTGTTTCTTCTATATTTGCTGTAATATAAACTTTATCTGGATCTACTACATACGCAAGCACCTGACCAGCAGTTATTATTTCACCTACATTTACTGTTTTTTTTATGATTGTACCTTTTATAGGTGCACGCAAAACATAAGTATCTAAATTAGAATCAGGTTGTCCAGCTAATTCCTGCTGACCAACTATTTGTTCTTTATCCACCATAGTTCCTTCTTCTCCATCAAATTCCAAAAGTTTACCAGATACTTGAGAACTTATCTTATATAAATCTCCATCTACCTTTGCATCCTCCGTGGAAACAAAATATGTACTATTATACCAATAATATATACCAATACTTACCATACATATAACCATTATAAGTAGCATGCCAATTATTATAATTTTTCTTTTTGATTTCATAATATTCACCTTCTTTTACTTACTAAAACCTATTTGGGCAATCATGCCTGTTTTTAAAATATGACTTTCATCTTTTACTGTAACTCTCATTACATTTTTATTATTAGAATTCATCATTATTTACTACAGTAATTAAATTAGCCCCTGTAGCAGCAATTTCTCCTTCATGTATATTACAGATACTTACTACACCTGATATAGGAGATTTAATTACCCCATTGCTTAATTGAGTTTTATAAGAATCTACTAAAGTTTGTGCCTCTTTCACTGATGCTTGAGATACAACTATATCCTGCTGTGTTGAACCATTTTTTAACTTGCTCAAATTTTCATTATCGGAAGTCAATGTATTTTTAGCTGCAGTTAAAGCTGTCTCTACCTGTTCCATATTTTGTTTTGTATCATATCCTTTATCATAAAGCTGCTTTACACGATTATAATTACTTTGAATATTTTGAAGGGCTTTGTCATCACTAGCCATCTTAGCTTCTGATATAGCAATATCTTCAGGTCTAGCTGCACTTTCAACCTTGCTTAAACCAGCTTTTGCAGTGTTTACTTTTGCTTCTGCCTGTTTTACTTGATTATCTAAATCTGTAGTATCTAAATAAATAATTGCATCTCCTGCATTAACCTTACTTTCCACATCTACAGCAACCTTTGAAACCTTAGTAGGTGTAATTTTAGAAGCTAAATTTATTGAATCATTAGACTGAATTTTTCCTACAAAAATAAATACCTCTCTTGGAGCTGCTTGAGCTTTATAATTTTCACTTACTTCTGTCTTTGCACTACTACAGCCACCCAATAATAAAGAAAATACTAAAATCATTTTAGGTGATGAAAATGGATAGAAAAATACGAATACCTCGTCAAAAGAGGTCCATTGAAAAGAAAAATAAAATTATTGATGCTGCTTATAAAATATTTAATGAAAAAGGATATAATAATACAACTACTGTGGATATAGCAAAAGAAGCAGGCATTGCTACAGGTTCTGTATATGCCTACTTTGAAGATAAGAAAGATATATTTATTCAAGCTTTGCACAAATACAGCAATATTATGCAAGAACTTGTGCTTAACAAATTTAATCAGATACCAATTGAAGAAGATTTATTAAGTGTAATTAAACAAGTTATCAACATATTAATTGAATCCCACGATTTATCTAAAAATCTTCATAATGAAATTATGGCTTTAAGTTTTTTGGATGAAGATATAAAAAATCATTTTAAAAATCAACATGAGCAAATAACAATTAGAATATTTCAGCAACTAGAAGAAAGAAATATTATCATTAATAACCAAAA harbors:
- a CDS encoding HlyD family secretion protein, producing MILVFSLLLGGCSSAKTEVSENYKAQAAPREVFIFVGKIQSNDSINLASKITPTKVSKVAVDVESKVNAGDAIIYLDTTDLDNQVKQAEAKVNTAKAGLSKVESAARPEDIAISEAKMASDDKALQNIQSNYNRVKQLYDKGYDTKQNMEQVETALTAAKNTLTSDNENLSKLKNGSTQQDIVVSQASVKEAQTLVDSYKTQLSNGVIKSPISGVVSICNIHEGEIAATGANLITVVNNDEF
- a CDS encoding TetR/AcrR family transcriptional regulator → MDRKIRIPRQKRSIEKKNKIIDAAYKIFNEKGYNNTTTVDIAKEAGIATGSVYAYFEDKKDIFIQALHKYSNIMQELVLNKFNQIPIEEDLLSVIKQVINILIESHDLSKNLHNEIMALSFLDEDIKNHFKNQHEQITIRIFQQLEERNIIINNQKEKMFLALNTADNLCHELLFFHNSGLNKEVAIDQSAYMIKCLLTY